The following coding sequences lie in one Rutidosis leptorrhynchoides isolate AG116_Rl617_1_P2 chromosome 4, CSIRO_AGI_Rlap_v1, whole genome shotgun sequence genomic window:
- the LOC139843127 gene encoding uncharacterized protein, which yields MAIVVRFVDRDGYVKERFLDLIHVKNTTALTLKNEILSSLSFHKLDVHDILGQGYDGASNMRREWKGLQALMLKECPYAQIFEISHLANIRELQSARGANQLQSLQRPGHTRWSSHYRLICSLLRLYGPTIIVLRDIAINGSTSSQKGIVNALCLVSTTKTLIQNLKDQGWESLLTKVVSFCEGNNIRVPKMSRSYKDVIRSHSKEDSVTVEHHYRVDVFFAAIDNQLQELNSRFNESVTELL from the exons ATGGCAATTGTTGTAAGATTTGTTGACCGAGATGGGTATGTCAAGGAAAGGTTTCTAGACTTGATTCATGTCAAAAATACAACCGCATTGACattaaaaaatgaaatcttgtcttCTCTATCTTTTCATAAGCTTGATGTTCATGATATCCTGGGGCAAGGTTACGATGGAGCTAGTAATATGCGTAGGGAATGGAAAGGATTACAGGCTTTAATGTTGAAAGAATGCCCTT ATGCTCAAATTTTTGAAATTTCACATCTGGCCAATATTAGAGAGCTTCAGAGTGCTAGAGGAGCTAATCAACTTCAAAGTTTGCAAAGACCTGGACATACAAGATGGAGCTCACATTACCGATTAATTTGTAGCTTGTTGAGATTGTATGGTCCTACAATAATAGTATTACGTGACATTGCTATTAATGGCTCTACTTCTTCTCAAAAAG GTATCGTTAATGCTTTGTGTTTGGTTTCCACTACAAAGACATtaattcaaaatctaaaagatcaaggatgggaatcaCTTTTGACTAAAGTTGTTTCTTTTTGTGAGGGTAATAATATTCGAGTTCCTAAAATGTCTCGAAGTTACAAAGACGTAATTCGTTCTCATTCTAAAGAAGACAGTGTGACTGTTGAGCATCATTATCGAGTTGATGTATTCTTTGCTGCTATTGATAATCAATTACAAGAGTTGAACTCTAGATTCAATGAGTCTGTGACTGAACTTCTTTGA